A region of bacterium DNA encodes the following proteins:
- a CDS encoding iron ABC transporter permease, translating to MKRPPPGGVLILLALFSLASLPAGLLAGAMPLDLGRALADGASPDALVLFQIRLPRVLLGWVAGAVLALAGLLLQALFRNPLASPYTLGISSGAALGSALVLTGGGLAFSAPLAGGLRLAGAQGGALAGALLAGWLCWVLGRRADRHGAGGLLLAGVALNFTFASLLLLIQVMTDPGQSLRILRWLMGGLEAASWSLLPLPAALLALSALLAWGAARDLDLLSLGEETAHGRGLDLTRLTGAVFWLSSLLVAALVAVTGPIGFVGMMAPHAARLLVGPGHRRLVPAALLTGSGFLVLADTLARLLIAPAELPVGVITACLGGPVFLALLVRKGG from the coding sequence ATGAAGCGGCCGCCCCCGGGCGGGGTGCTCATCCTGCTGGCCTTGTTCAGCTTGGCCAGCCTGCCGGCGGGCCTCCTGGCCGGCGCCATGCCCCTTGACCTGGGGCGGGCCCTGGCCGACGGCGCCAGCCCCGACGCCCTCGTCCTCTTCCAGATCCGCCTGCCCCGCGTTCTGCTGGGCTGGGTGGCGGGGGCGGTCCTCGCCCTGGCCGGACTCCTGCTGCAGGCCCTCTTCCGCAATCCCCTGGCCAGCCCCTACACCCTGGGCATCTCCAGCGGCGCCGCGCTGGGATCCGCCCTCGTCCTGACCGGCGGCGGACTGGCTTTCAGCGCTCCCCTGGCCGGGGGCCTGCGGCTGGCGGGGGCGCAGGGTGGCGCCCTGGCCGGCGCTCTGCTTGCCGGCTGGCTCTGCTGGGTGCTGGGACGGCGGGCGGACCGCCACGGCGCCGGCGGCCTGCTGCTGGCGGGGGTCGCCCTCAATTTCACCTTTGCCAGCCTGCTCCTGCTCATCCAGGTGATGACCGATCCTGGCCAGAGTCTGCGCATCCTGCGCTGGTTGATGGGCGGCCTCGAGGCGGCCTCCTGGTCCCTGTTGCCCCTGCCGGCCGCGCTGCTCGCCCTCTCCGCGCTGCTTGCCTGGGGCGCGGCGCGGGACCTCGACCTGCTCAGCCTGGGGGAGGAGACGGCCCACGGCCGCGGCCTCGACCTGACCCGGCTCACCGGCGCCGTCTTCTGGCTCAGCTCCCTGCTGGTGGCCGCCCTCGTCGCCGTCACCGGTCCCATCGGCTTCGTGGGGATGATGGCTCCCCACGCCGCCCGCCTGTTGGTGGGGCCGGGGCACCGCCGGCTGGTTCCCGCCGCCCTTCTGACGGGCAGCGGCTTTCTCGTCCTGGCCGACACCTTGGCCCGCCTGCTCATCGCGCCGGCCGAGCTGCCGGTGGGAGTCATCACGGCCTGCCTGGGGGGGCCGGTCTTCCTTGCCCTGCTGGTGAGAAAGGGCGGCTGA
- a CDS encoding VCBS repeat-containing protein: MQAARLLSLLVLCTPALAAARFGPVETVLADGVPLAVNGYAIPDLADWNGDGRPDLLVGEGGGAAPQSKIRLYLNQGGPGAPLFSNWTYLQAAGADIVQPSSGCMGCCPRVADWNGDSLPDLLVGRSDGTVLLFLNQGQPGAPLLAAGVAVTVGPQGGQVPLNVGSRATPEWLDWDGDGRPDLLCGALDGKARVALNQGGPGAPLLAAPLLLSAASGADLAVTSGRSCFVVLDDNGDGLPDLVSGNTNGELLYSRNNGTMADEAYGPWEPVVCGGAAFDLPGTQRSRPVFRDWNGDGVPDLLVGYGDGLVRLCLAPPAPPEPLLATVVSGVLRLTWPAGLPGDVVRVQRKELPGGEWILLGETAGSHWDEALPADGGALFRVTRVR, from the coding sequence ATGCAAGCTGCACGACTGCTTTCCCTGCTCGTTCTCTGCACCCCGGCGCTGGCCGCGGCGCGGTTCGGGCCGGTCGAGACCGTCCTGGCGGACGGCGTTCCCCTGGCCGTCAACGGCTATGCCATTCCCGACCTGGCCGACTGGAACGGCGACGGACGGCCCGACCTCCTTGTGGGCGAGGGCGGCGGCGCCGCCCCCCAGTCCAAGATCCGCCTCTACCTGAACCAGGGAGGACCCGGCGCGCCCCTTTTCTCGAATTGGACCTACCTCCAGGCGGCAGGGGCGGACATTGTCCAGCCCAGCTCGGGCTGCATGGGCTGTTGTCCTCGCGTCGCGGACTGGAACGGCGACTCGCTGCCGGATCTGCTCGTGGGCCGCTCGGACGGCACGGTCCTGCTGTTCCTGAACCAGGGGCAGCCCGGCGCACCGCTGCTGGCGGCCGGCGTGGCGGTCACGGTGGGGCCGCAGGGCGGACAGGTGCCGCTCAACGTGGGCAGCCGCGCCACGCCGGAGTGGCTGGACTGGGACGGCGACGGCCGCCCCGATCTGCTCTGTGGAGCCCTCGACGGCAAGGCGCGGGTGGCGCTCAACCAGGGCGGCCCGGGCGCGCCCCTGCTGGCCGCGCCCCTGCTGCTGAGCGCTGCCTCGGGGGCCGACCTGGCCGTGACCAGCGGCCGCTCCTGTTTCGTGGTGCTGGACGACAACGGCGACGGACTGCCCGACTTGGTCAGCGGCAACACGAACGGCGAACTGCTCTACTCGCGCAACAACGGCACCATGGCGGACGAGGCCTACGGCCCCTGGGAGCCGGTTGTCTGCGGCGGCGCGGCCTTCGACCTGCCCGGCACCCAGCGCAGCCGTCCCGTCTTCAGGGACTGGAACGGCGACGGCGTCCCCGACCTGCTTGTGGGCTACGGCGACGGACTGGTCCGTCTCTGCCTGGCGCCGCCCGCTCCACCCGAGCCCCTGCTTGCCACTGTTGTGTCCGGCGTCCTGCGCCTCACATGGCCCGCGGGCCTGCCCGGGGACGTGGTCCGCGTCCAACGGAAGGAGCTGCCGGGCGGGGAGTGGATCCTGCTGGGCGAGACGGCAGGCAGCCATTGGGACGAGGCGCTGCCGGCCGACGGCGGCGCGCTCTTCCGCGTCACGCGGGTCCGCTGA
- a CDS encoding helical backbone metal receptor: MAASRTPSSHSARVAVVLLLALLLAGGAKAAPRRVVSLVPSLTETVAALGAADRLVGRSRYCSHPAAVERLPAVGGYLDPSWEAVVALRPDLLLLTPESREARQRAEALGIPVAVIAQDRLAEVLAGMEELGRLLGLAERGRQLADSLRRGLDDLARGRADQGPPARVLLVADRAPEPGPPRDLWVIGRGSWLADLLEQLGARNAAEGLSPAQPLLSREGVARLDPDWILELWPAPPPGRCLSALAADWRAWPELRAVRAGQVRALGEDCLILPGPRLLEAARMLASLLAGGPDAPLPGAGKP; encoded by the coding sequence GTGGCCGCTTCGCGCACTCCGTCGTCCCATTCCGCCCGCGTCGCGGTCGTCCTGCTGCTCGCCTTGCTGCTGGCGGGCGGGGCCAAGGCCGCGCCGCGCCGGGTGGTGAGCCTGGTCCCCAGCCTGACCGAGACGGTGGCGGCGCTGGGGGCGGCCGACCGGCTGGTGGGACGCAGCCGCTACTGCTCTCATCCGGCCGCGGTGGAGCGCCTGCCGGCGGTGGGCGGCTACCTGGATCCCTCCTGGGAGGCGGTGGTCGCCCTCAGGCCCGACCTGCTTCTGCTCACCCCCGAGAGCCGGGAAGCCCGCCAGCGGGCGGAGGCCTTGGGCATCCCGGTGGCGGTCATCGCCCAGGACCGCCTGGCGGAGGTCCTGGCCGGGATGGAGGAGCTGGGCCGCCTGCTGGGCCTGGCGGAGCGGGGCCGGCAGCTGGCCGACTCCCTGCGCCGGGGGCTGGATGACCTGGCCCGGGGCCGGGCGGACCAGGGGCCGCCCGCCCGCGTGTTGCTGGTGGCGGACCGCGCGCCGGAACCGGGGCCACCCCGCGATTTGTGGGTGATCGGCCGCGGCAGCTGGCTGGCCGATCTCCTGGAGCAGTTGGGGGCGAGGAACGCGGCCGAGGGGCTGAGCCCGGCCCAGCCCCTGCTGTCCCGCGAGGGCGTGGCCCGGCTCGATCCGGACTGGATCCTGGAATTGTGGCCCGCGCCGCCCCCCGGCCGCTGCCTGTCCGCGCTGGCGGCGGACTGGAGGGCCTGGCCGGAGCTGCGGGCGGTGCGCGCGGGGCAGGTGCGGGCCCTGGGGGAGGACTGTCTCATCCTGCCCGGACCGCGGCTGCTGGAGGCGGCCCGGATGCTGGCCTCGCTGCTGGCGGGCGGGCCGGACGCCCCCTTGCCGGGCGCCGGGAAGCCTTGA
- a CDS encoding TonB-dependent receptor: MSRFVQWLGAALVALLSAGPLPATEALPPVGGVVELEEVVVSATRTPLRPDQVASAVTVIGRREIEQSGARDLAGLLEQAANLDISRAGGPGGTATLRLRGLGDAHTLFLVDGMELNDPASPGRAVDLSTIPLEAVERVEIVAGPQSALYGADAMGGVVQVFTRPLEPGLRLGVQGGNLGQAGLRAGAAGRRGALGLGLDLGHDELGGWSAARPASGGGEADGLRSSHGRLRVDWRPRPTVDLDLALSREHSRADLDNMGGAGGEDPNHVARTRRQGVRLHAAWGQGAARSEASLWEQRTARDYDNPVDALHPGESLSAAYRGSVSHLGLQHARPLGRDHNLLLAMDWERERAHSSSLSSSEFGDYAELFPRRQSHALGLVLQDNWRRGPWTLTASLRRDQHSRQGGESTGRLAAGWSPAPGLLLRGSAGTGFKAPSLYQLHSAYGNRELRAERSRGADLGLDLRHGSWHASLSAFRIQVREQIEFDGATWLYTNLGRTHSRGLEAEAGGPLLPGLDWSARLLRQQVRDDLSGQELPRRPGSVLRLGLEAGRGPGRLAASWRREGRRLDLDFAAWPARQTELPAFACLDLRGSWRWSRQLSTWFTVRNLLDARVEEILGYQGEQRAWRLGLDWNL, translated from the coding sequence ATGAGTCGGTTTGTCCAGTGGCTGGGGGCGGCATTGGTGGCCTTGTTGTCGGCAGGCCCCCTCCCGGCGACCGAGGCGCTCCCGCCCGTCGGCGGCGTGGTGGAGCTGGAGGAGGTGGTGGTCAGCGCCACCCGCACGCCCCTGCGGCCGGACCAGGTGGCCAGCGCCGTGACCGTGATCGGCCGCCGCGAGATCGAGCAGAGCGGCGCCCGCGACCTGGCCGGCCTGCTCGAGCAGGCGGCCAACCTGGACATCAGCCGTGCCGGCGGTCCAGGCGGCACGGCCACGCTGCGCCTGCGGGGCCTGGGCGATGCCCACACCCTCTTCCTGGTGGACGGCATGGAGCTGAACGACCCGGCCAGCCCGGGCCGCGCCGTCGACCTGTCCACCATCCCGTTGGAAGCGGTGGAGCGGGTTGAGATCGTGGCCGGCCCCCAGAGCGCCCTCTACGGGGCCGACGCCATGGGGGGTGTGGTGCAGGTCTTCACGCGGCCGCTGGAACCGGGCCTGCGCCTGGGGGTGCAGGGCGGCAATCTGGGTCAAGCCGGCCTGCGGGCCGGTGCGGCGGGGCGGCGCGGAGCGCTGGGGCTGGGCCTGGACCTGGGCCACGACGAGCTGGGGGGCTGGTCCGCCGCGCGTCCCGCCAGCGGCGGGGGAGAGGCCGACGGCCTGCGCTCCAGCCACGGCCGCCTGCGGGTGGATTGGCGGCCGCGGCCCACGGTTGATCTCGATCTCGCGCTGAGCCGCGAGCACTCCCGCGCCGATTTGGACAACATGGGTGGGGCCGGCGGCGAGGATCCCAACCACGTGGCGCGGACCCGCCGGCAGGGCGTCCGCCTGCACGCCGCCTGGGGGCAGGGGGCGGCCCGGAGCGAGGCCAGCCTCTGGGAGCAACGCACGGCGCGCGATTACGACAACCCGGTGGATGCGCTCCATCCCGGCGAGAGCCTGAGCGCGGCCTATCGCGGATCGGTCTCGCACCTTGGCCTGCAGCACGCCCGTCCCCTGGGACGCGATCACAATCTCCTCCTGGCGATGGATTGGGAACGGGAGCGGGCACATTCCTCCTCGCTGTCCAGCAGTGAATTCGGGGACTACGCCGAACTCTTCCCCCGGCGCCAGAGCCACGCCCTGGGCCTGGTCCTGCAGGACAATTGGCGGCGCGGCCCCTGGACCCTGACCGCCTCCCTCCGCCGCGACCAGCACTCGCGCCAGGGCGGGGAGAGCACCGGACGCCTGGCAGCGGGCTGGTCCCCCGCGCCGGGCCTGCTGCTGCGGGGCAGCGCCGGCACCGGCTTCAAGGCGCCCAGCCTCTACCAGTTGCACAGCGCCTACGGCAACCGGGAGCTGCGGGCCGAGCGCTCGCGCGGCGCCGATCTGGGGCTGGACTTGCGGCACGGCTCCTGGCATGCCTCGCTTAGCGCCTTCCGCATCCAGGTGCGCGAGCAGATCGAGTTCGACGGCGCCACCTGGCTCTATACCAATCTGGGACGCACCCACAGCCGCGGTCTGGAGGCGGAGGCGGGCGGCCCCCTGCTCCCTGGTCTGGATTGGAGCGCCCGCCTGCTGCGGCAGCAGGTACGGGACGATCTGAGCGGCCAGGAGCTGCCGCGCCGCCCGGGCAGCGTGCTGCGCCTGGGGCTGGAGGCCGGGCGCGGGCCGGGCCGGCTGGCCGCCTCCTGGCGGCGCGAGGGCCGGCGCCTGGATCTGGACTTCGCCGCCTGGCCGGCGCGGCAGACGGAGTTGCCCGCCTTCGCCTGCCTGGACCTGCGCGGCAGCTGGCGCTGGTCGCGGCAGTTGTCCACCTGGTTCACGGTGCGGAACCTGCTGGACGCCCGCGTGGAGGAGATCCTGGGCTACCAGGGAGAGCAGCGGGCTTGGCGCCTGGGCCTGGACTGGAATCTCTAG
- a CDS encoding ABC transporter ATP-binding protein: MRLTVEDLGCRVGGFQLEGVSLELPPGGRLALVGPNGSGKSTLLRAISGRLPARGRVLVDGMPLAAMAPRQRARAICLLPQTEGGGGAFTVEDYVLLGRYPHLGWLGLLGARDRRRAGEAMERMGCLPWRTRRLDSLSGGERQLVRLAAALAQEARILLLDEPGTFLDPGQRRRLWARLDAALAEDGISLIYVSHDLNEALWRADRFLALEQGRPLRQGPAAHLAEGDWLGRLFGLPLAAARRPGSGRTWLLEEEGDQEAPQP, encoded by the coding sequence ATGCGATTGACCGTGGAGGATCTGGGCTGCCGCGTGGGCGGCTTCCAGCTGGAGGGTGTCTCGCTGGAGCTGCCGCCCGGCGGGCGCCTCGCCCTGGTGGGGCCCAACGGTTCGGGCAAGTCCACCCTGCTGCGCGCCATCAGCGGCCGCCTGCCCGCCCGGGGCCGCGTCCTCGTCGACGGAATGCCCCTGGCCGCCATGGCGCCCCGCCAGCGGGCGCGGGCCATCTGCCTGTTGCCCCAGACGGAGGGTGGGGGCGGCGCCTTCACCGTGGAGGACTACGTGCTGCTGGGGCGCTATCCCCACCTGGGCTGGTTGGGGCTGCTCGGCGCCCGCGACCGCCGGCGCGCCGGCGAGGCGATGGAACGGATGGGCTGCCTGCCCTGGCGCACGCGCCGCCTGGACTCCCTGAGCGGCGGCGAGCGGCAACTGGTGCGCTTGGCGGCGGCACTGGCCCAGGAAGCGCGCATCCTGCTGCTGGACGAGCCCGGCACTTTCCTCGACCCCGGCCAGCGGCGGCGCCTGTGGGCCCGGCTGGATGCCGCGCTGGCGGAGGACGGCATCTCCCTCATCTACGTCAGCCATGATCTGAACGAGGCCCTCTGGCGGGCCGACCGCTTCCTCGCCCTGGAGCAGGGGCGACCCCTGCGCCAAGGGCCGGCCGCGCACCTGGCCGAGGGCGATTGGCTGGGCCGTCTCTTCGGTTTGCCCCTGGCCGCCGCCCGGCGGCCGGGCAGTGGGCGCACCTGGCTGCTGGAGGAGGAGGGTGACCAGGAGGCGCCCCAGCCATGA